AGCACGCCGACCTGCCCGACTGGCCGAACTACCCCGAGTACAACATCCTCGCCCAGAACCAGCCCGAGGTGCACGACGTGCTGCGCCGCTGGCGCAAGATCGCCGACGGGTACGGCCGCGACCTCACGCTGGTCGGCGAGATCTGGGTGCCCACGATCGACGACCTGGCCCTCTACCTGCGTCCCGACGAGTTGCCCCAGGCGTTCTACTTCGACCTGCTGCTGTGCCCGTGGGACGCCGCCCGGTTCCACACCTCGATCAGCGGCGGCCTGGAGCAGATCGCCGCCACCGGCGCGTCCATCACCTGGACGCTGGCCAACCACGACGTGCACCGCGCGGTCAGCCGGTACGGCCTGACGTCCTACACGGGCGGGCCGCCCACGCGGCCGAGGGGCGAGGTCGACGTCCCGCTCGGGGTGCGCCGGGCGCGGGCCGCGATGATGCTGGTGCTGGCGCTGCCCGGATCGGTCTACCTCTACCAGGGCGAGGAGGCCGGGCTCCCCGAGGTGATGGACCTGCCCGACGAGGCACGGCAGGACCCGGCCTGGCTGCGCTCGGGCACCGCCGACTACGGGCGGGACGGCTGCCGCGTCCCCCTCCCCTGGACCGCCGCCGGCCCCTCGTTCGGCTTCTCCTCCTCCGGCGACACGTGGCTGCCGCAGCCGGACTGGTTCGCCGGCTTCGCCATCGAGTCGCAGATCGGGACGCCCGGCTCGACGTGGGATCTGCACCGGCGGGCCCTGGAGGTCCGGCGCGGCATCGGCGGCCCGCTGGAATGGGTGCCCGCCGGCCGCTCCGACGTCGTCGCGTTCCGGCGCGGCGACCTGGTCAGCGTCACGGTCTTCGGCGCCGAGCCGTACGAGGCGCCGTGGGGGGAACCGGTCCTGGCCTCGGACGACGCCGCCCCGGGCAGGGTGGCCCCGTCCACCACCGCCTGGTTCAGGACCTGACCGAAGGCCGCCAGGCACGCGGGCAGCCACGCCGCGCCGGCCGGCGCCGCGCCGTACAGGACGCCCGCGGCCAGGAAGCCCGTGGCGTGGCCGCGGCGATCACCACCAGCGCGCGGCCCGCGCGCCGGGGCCTCGCGGGCCGGTCACGCCTCCTCCCCGCGGCCCCAGGGGGCGAGCCCGGCGTAGGACGGCCGCCACGCGTCGTGGTAGTCCGCGCGCACCTGCTCGGGCATGGCGTCGAGTATCCGCGCGGCGCGCTCGGCGGCCATGCCGTCCAGCACCCACGGCAGGTAGCGGGGAACGTCCGTGCCGATACGGGCGCGGTGCTCCTCGCCGAAGCGCCGCCATCGCGCCTCGCCCAGCGTCGCGCCGATGAGCGGCAACGCCTCGGCCTCCTCGTGGCGCAGGTGCCCGGTCAGCGTCGTGACCAGGGCGTCGGTGAGCCCGCCGAGCCGCTCGGGCCCGGACTCGCGGTCGGCGAGGGCGGCGTCGACGGCGTGCAGCAGCGGGTCGATGGCGCCGTGCTCGGCCTCCATGGCGTCCAGCAGGGCCAGGTCGTCGGGCCGGCCCGCCAGAACTCGCTGCATGTCCGGCCACAGGACGTCGTCCTCGGTCGTGTGGTGGACGCGCAGGTAGCTCTTGAACATCTCCCATCCGGCGGCGGCGCGCAGCAGGCGGCGGGGGTCGTCGTCCCCGCGGGCGGTGATGCGGGCGACGCGCTCGGCGTCGCGCCGGAGGGCGTCGTGCGTCGCGTACATCATCGTCATGTCGAGGCGGGCGGTCGTGCCGGTCATGGCGGTCTCCAGTCCTGGCCTGTGCCGGATCCTTGTTCGTCCGGCCGTCCGGGCTCGACGCTAATCGTCCATTTGATTAACTGTCAACATGCCAACTAATTCACTGCCAACCATCAACCAGCCAACCATCACGGCTTCGGTAAGGTGTGGGGACGGAGGTGGCGCGTGCGGCGAGACGGCGAGGCGGAGCCCGCGGAGGACACGACCCTGACCGCGCTGCTCGGCCTCTCGGTGGGGAACATGCTGCGCCGGGTGTTCATGCTGTTCACCGCCGAGGCCATGCGCGAGGGCCCGCAGTCACGTGACTTCGTCGTCCTCGACACGCTCGCCGACCAGGACGGCCACTCCCAGCAGGACCTGGCGGAGAAGCTCGGCATCAACCGCACGATCATGGTGCGGCTCATCGACCGGCTGGAGGAGGCCGGGCACGTCACCCGGACGCGCAACCCGGCGAACCGGCGCTCCTACGTTCTGACGCTCACCCCGGCCGGGCGGGCGGCGCGCGACGCCATGCGGCGGCCGGTGTCCGACCGGGACGCCCGCGTCACCGCGGCGCTGACCTCGAAGGAGCGCGCGCGGCTCGCCGCGCTGCTCGCCAAGATGCTCCCCGAGCCGGAGTCCCCGGCCGTCCAGAGCATCGAGTACCTGGTCACCCAGGCGTACCACCGGCTGCGCCGGCAGGGCGACGTGCTGCTGTCCGGCGCCGGCCTGCGCACCCGCCACTTCGGCCCGCTGTCCGCGCTCGCCCTGCTCGCGCCGTGCCCGCAGCAGGAGCTCGCCCGCCACCTGAACATCACCGAGCCGTCCGCGGCCCAGGTGATCGACGAACTGGCCGAGGCGGGTCTCGTCACCCGCGGCCGGGACCCGCGCGACCGCCGCCGCTACGCCCTGGAGCTCACCCCGCTCGGGCGCGACCGCCTGACCGACGTCCGCGCCGCGATGGTGGGCCTGCGCGCCGAAGTCATCGGCCTCCTCGGCGCCGCCCCCGAGGAGGAACTGCGCGCGCTGCTGACCAAGCTGCTGTCCCCCGCACCCGGCGCGCCCCGCGCCTGAGCGCCGGGGCGCGTCGACGCGACGGAGCTCCGGCGGATGACGGCGACCTCGCGGGTCGCCCTCACCGGCCGGAGCTCCTGGGCGCCGCGAAGGTCAGCGCACGACGCGGGCGAACCTGCGCAGTTCCTCGGTGAACAGTTCCGGCTGCTCGAAGGCGGCGAAGTGGCCGCCGCGCTCGGGCTTGTTCCAGTACCGCAGGTCGTGGTACACGCGCTCACCCCAGATCCGCGGCGGCCGGTACAGCTCCTTGGGGAACACGCTGACGCCGACCGGCAGGTCCAGCTCCTGGGTGACGTAGTCGGTGGCGAGGCCGTCCCAGTACAGCCGGGCGGCGGACGCCACGTTGTCGGGCACCCAGTACATCATGATGGTGTCGAGGATCTGGTCGTAGCTCCAGATGCCCTCGGGGTTCCTGCCGCTGTCGCTCCACAGGGCGAGCTTCTCGTAGATCCAGCCCGCCAGGCCGGTCGGAGAGTCGGTCAGGCCGTAGCTCCACGTCTGCGGCTCGGTCCGCATCGCCTGCGAGAAGGCCGCGCCGTTGGCCCCGTGCTCGGCGATCTGCGCGAGGGCCTCCTGCTCCTCCGGCGTCGGCTCGCCCACCAGCGGCGCGTTCATCAGCATCGGGAAGTTCAGGTGGACGGCGGCGAGCTCCCTCGGCCGGAGCTTGCCCATGAAGGTGGCGACGCAGCCGCCCCAGTCACCGCCCTGCGAGATGTAGCGCTGGTAGCCGAGCCGCCGCATGAGCACGATCCAGGCCTTGGCGATACGGGCGGAGTTCCAGCCGGTCACCTCCGGCTTGCCGGAGAAGCCGAACCCGGGCAGGGAGGGCACGACGACGTGGAACGCGTCCTCGGGCCGCCCGCCGTAGCGGGTGGGGTCGGTGAGCGGTCCGATGATGTCCAGGAAGTCGACGACCGAACCCGGCCAGCCGTGCGAGAGGATGATCGGCGTGGCGTCGCGGTGCGGGGACCGCGCGTGCAGGAAGTGGACGGCCACACCGTCGATGAGCGTGCGGTACTGGCCGACGGCGTTGAGCCGGTTCTCCAGGCGCCGCCAGTCGTAGCGGGTGCGCCAGTACTCGGTCAGCTTTTGCAGGCGGCGCAGCGGCGTGCCCTGCGACCAGTCGGTCACCAGCTCTTCGCCGGGCCAGCGGATGTTCGCCAGCCGGTTGCGCAGGTCGGTCAGGACCGACGCGGGGACGTGCAGGCGTAACGGGGTGATCGCCTCGGTGGCGGGCGGCAGGTCCAGTCCCCCCGCCGTCACCGTGGCCGACTCGGCGAGCGCCGACGAGGCCTGGGACACCGCCCAGACCGGCGGTGCCGCCGCCACCGTCGTCGCCACGAGACCTTTCAGCACTCCACGCCGTGACGTGGCGTGCTCTTCCTTCGACATGTACGCTCCCTTGCCCGCGCCGGCCGCGGCCGGCGACGAGAGAACCCGTGCTAGACGACATGGACGCTAGAAAGGCGGCGTTGCGGAGACAAGAGAGAAGGGCGGGGCTCTGGGGGCACCCCTACGCCCGGACGCGTGGCATCGCGGGCCCGGCCTTGCCGGCATTAACTCTATATAGGTAGAGTTCCGGCCGTGACGCGACGACCCTCACGGCAGACCATGGCCGTGCTGGCGGCCCTGGCCGCCGACCCCGCCGCCTGGCGGTACGGGTACGAGCTCGGGCGCGAGGTGGGGCTGAAGGCGGGTTCGCTGTACCCGATCCTCATGCGCCTGTGCGACCGTGAGCTGCTCGAACACACCTGGGAGGCCGAGGCGCCCCCCGGCCGGCCACCCCGCCACCTGTACCGCCTCACCCCCGCCGGCCTGCGCTACGCCGCCGACCACGCCCCCGCTCCCGGACAGGCCCCGTCGTCCGCCACCGAACACGCCCCTTCGCCTCGCCCGAGGAACGCCTGGTGACCGGCCCCCGGGACAACGTCCCGGCGGACGGGGCCGCGCGGCTGCTGTCGGTGGCGGCGTGGCTGCTGCCGGAGGGACGGGGGCAGTGGGGACCGGCCATGCGGGCCGAGCTGGCCGGGATCGAGCCCGCGCCCGCGCGCTGGCGGTTCGCCCTCGGCTGCCTGCGGGTCGCGCTGACGCGCCCCCGCCTCCTCGGCACCGCCGCGTGCGCGCTGCTCACGCTGGGAGTGATCGCGGCGGCGCTGGTCACGACCGGCGGGGTCGCCTACGGGCCGCTCCGCGACGCCCTCGTCGGACTGGTGGTGGTCCTGCTCGTGCTCGCGTGGCTCGGCCGGCTGCGCGGCCCGCTCGGCCCGGCGGCCCGCGCCGGGACCACCCGGCTGCTGCGGGCGGGCGGCTGCGCTCTGGTGGGCGCGGCGGCCGTGCTCGTCTTCGCCGAGTTCGGCGCGGCGACGGGCCGCGTGGAGGAGAGGGCCTGGGTGGGCCTGCCGATCCTGACCTGCGTCCTCGGCGTCTCCATGACCGCTCTTCTCGCCGTGACGTCCCTCCGGTCGGCCGCGCCCGCGCGCGCCCTGCGGATCGGCGGCGGCTGCGGCGCCGCGGCGGCGACCGCGTTCACGGCGCCCGTGCTGCTGTGGCCTCCGCTGCCCCCGTCCAGCGGCCGGGCGCTCGCGGCGCTCGCGGGCGCCGCCCTGACCGCCATGCTGATCACCGCCAGACGGCCGGTCGACGCCGGGCACGAGGCGGAGGTACCCGGGTCGCAAGGTCCTGGGCCGGAGGGTTCCCAGGTGGAGGATTCCGGGCCCGAGGGTGGCGATCAGGTGCTGATCGCCGGGCTGTGCGCGGCGGTCGTCGCGGCTTTGGCGATCTTCATCGTGGCGGACGGGCTGCTGCAGTTCGCGGCGTCCTGGGTACCGCACACGAGCCCGGCGAACGTCGCCGCCGCCGGCCGTCTCGCCAACGACCGCGCGGGCGCCGAGGACCCCTACTTCGGTCTCCTGGCCCTCGGCGCCCTCCTCGCCACCCTGCTCTGGGCCCTGGCCCGGCGTTCGCCCGTGCCGGAGAGCCTCACTCCCCCGCCCGCCGGCCCGGACGCGACCACGACGGCCTGACACCGATCACGACGCCGCCGCGCGGCGCGCGAGCACGACGGCGAGGCGGTCCATCGACTCCTGGCCGCCTCTTAGCCCGCCGGCGCGGATGATCGCGTCGCGGGCCTCCACCGACGGGTGCACGGTCCGGGCGACGTACTCGGTCCCGCGGTCCGTCTCGAAGAGGCTGACCGTCTCGAGCGCCACGTCCTCGGGCGCGCCCTCGAACGCCCAGGTCCGCACGTACCGCTCCGGCGCCACGACGTCGTGGTGGACGCCGTGGAAGCCCCATTCCAGGCCGTCGGCGTCGATGTTGACGAACCGCCAGAGCCCGCCCGGCCTGAGCTCCATACGGTCCACCCGGGTGGCCATGGAGTGCGGCCCCCACCAGCGCGGCAGCAGCTCGGGGTCGGTGATCGCCCGGAACACGAGCTCTCTCGGGGCGTCGAAGACGCGGGTCATGACGATGTCCTGGCGGCCGGGCTCGATGACGAACTGGGTCTCACTCATGGTGTTCTCCTCGCTGGATACGCTTGATCTCCTGGTCGAGGCGGTCGAGCCGGGCGGCCCAGCGGTCGCGGTAGCGCGTGATCCACTCCGAGGCCGCGTCCAGCGGCTCGGTCTCCAGGCGGCACGGACGCCACTGCGCGTCGCGGCCCCGTGTGATCAGCCCCGCCCTTTCCAGCACCTTCAGGTGCTTGGAGACCGCCTGCAGGCTCATGTCGAACGGCTCGGCCAGTTCGTTGACCGTCGCCTCGCCCTCCGCGAGCCGGGCGAGTATCGCGCGCCTGGTCGGGTCGGCCAGGGCGGCGAAGGTGAGGCTCAGCCGGTCGCCTGGCACGTCAGTGGTCCACGATGGCGCCGCACGAGACGTTGACGGTCGCCGAGGTCATGGTCCTGGCCAGGTCGGAGGCGACGAACGCGGCGACGTTCCCCACGTCGGCCAGGGTGGCGGCCCGTCCGAGCAGCGTCTCGCCGTTCAGCGCGGCGGTGAGCTCCTCCCTGCCCGGGAAGTCTTCCGGCAGGCTCTCCGGCACGCCGCCCGTGACCATGGTGACGACGCGGACGCCGTGCTTCCCGGCCTCGCACGCCCATTGCCTGCGCAGGCCCTCCAGCGCGTCGAGCGCGACCTTGAACCCGCCGAGCCCCGGAACGGTCTGGGGGCCGCCGCCGCCGAACAACAGGATCACCCCGGACCCGCGGGGGATCATGTGCCGGACCGCCGCCCTGGTGGTCAGGAAGTGCGTGCGCGTGGCGGTCAGGATCGGCCGGACGAACTCCTCCGCGGTGATCTCCATCAGCGGCTTCTGCACGTCCTGGACGTCGATGGCGTTGAAGCAGACGTCGATCCCGCCGGCCCGCGCGGCCACCGCGGCGGCGAAGGTCTCGACGGCGTCCTCGTCCAGCGCGTCGACCTCGGCGGTCTCGGCCGCGCCCCCGGCGGCGCGAATGTCGGCGGCGACCTTCCCCAGGGTGGCCCCGGTGCGCCCGGCGAGGAAGACCCGCGCCCCCTCACGCGCGAAGGCCCTGGCCACCGCGCCCCCGATCGTCCCGCCCGCGCCGTACACGACGGCGACCTTGTTCTCCAGGAGCATTGCGTTCAACCTTTCGGTTTATCAACCTTGAGGTTGAGTAAGGTACCTGACGAGGGCGGGCGCCGTCCAGCCCTCCGGGGGACGGAGCCCTGCCCCGCGGCCGGCGCGTCAGTTCCCGAGATCGGGGAACTGGTCGTCACGCCACTCGGCGCCGCCGCCGCCTTCGGCGGCCCGGTCGTCCTCGCGGGCCCGGAGCTCCACCCGGCGGATCTTCCCGGAGAGCGTCTTGGGCAGCTCGGCGAACTCGATCCGCCGGACCCGCTGGTAGGGCGCCAGGTTCCGGCGGGCGTGCCGGAGGATCGAGTGCGCGGTCTCCCGCGTCGGCTCGTGCCCGGGCGCCAGCGCTATGTACGCCTTGGGAACGGCGAGCCGCACCGGGTCCGGGGCCGGGACCACGGCGGCCTCGGCGACCGCCGGGTGTTCGATCAGCACCGACTCCAGCTCGAACGGGCTGATCTTGTAGTCGCTGGCCTTGAACACGTCGTCCGTCCGGCCGACGTAGGTGATGTACCCGTCGGCGTCGATGCCGGCCACGTCGCCCGTGTGGTAGTAGCCGCCCGCCAGTGCCGCGGTCGTGTGCAGCGGGTCGTCCCGGTAGCCGCGCATCAAGGGCAGCGGCGCCTGGGAGAGGTCCAGGCAGATCTCGCCCTCCCCCGGGCCGTCCAGCGGGCGGCCGCCGACCGGATCGACCAGCACCACCGGCACGCCGGGCAGCGGGCGGCCCATCGACCCCGGCCGCACCGGCGAGCCGGGGGTGTTGCCGATCTGGGCGGTGGTCTCGGTCTGCCCGAACCCGTCCCGGATCGTCAGGCCCCACGCGCGGCGTACCCGCGTGATCACCTCGGGATTGAGCGGCTCCCCCGCTCCGGCCACCTCGCGCAGCGCGGCCGGACGCTCCCCCAGGTCGGCGTTGATCAGCATGCGCCACACCGTCGGCGGCGCGCAGAACGTGCTGACCCGCCGCTCGCGCAACAGGTCCAGGAGCGCGGCGGCGTCGAAGCGCCGGTAGTTGTGGACGAACACGGTCGCCTCGGCGATCCACGGCGCGAAGAAGCAGGACCACGAGTGCTTCGCCCATCCGGGCGAGGAGATGTTCAGGTGCACGTCGCCGGGCCGCAGCCCGAGGAAGTACAAGGTGGTCAGGTGTCCCACCGGATAGGAGACCTGCGTGTGCTCGACGAGCTTGGGGCGCGACGTCGTCCCCGAGGTGAAGTACAGCAGCAGCGGGTCGTCCGGCGCCGTGCCCGGATGGGCGGCCGGGACGTGCTCCAGCTCGCGGGCGCCGCGCAGGTCGGCCCAGCCGGGCGCCCCGCCCACGCTGACGCGGCCGTAGTCGCCGGGCGCCCGCTCGAACCGCGCGGTGTCCGCGGCGTTGCAGATCACGTGCCGCACACGGCCGCGCGTGATCCGGTCGGCGAGGTCGGCGGCGGCGATCGCGCCGGTCGTGGGCACGATCACCGCCCCCAGCTTCATGAGCGCGAGCGTGGACTCCCACAGCTCGACCTGGTTGCCGAGCATCAGCAGCACCGGGTCCCGCCGGCCGACCCCGTGGGCGGCCAGCCACGCCGCCAGCCGGTCGGAGTCCCGTGACATCTCGGCGAAGGTGCGGGACGTCGTGGACCCGTCCTCCTCGGCGACGATGAGCGCGGGCCGGTCGTTGCCGCGCGCGATGGCGTCGAACCAGTCCACCGCCCAGTTGAACCGGTCCCCCAGCTCCGGCCAGCGGAACTCCGCCACCGCACGAGGAAGATCCTCACGGAGCGCCATCAGCAGGTCCCGGGCGGCGCGGTAGGCGTCGGTCACGTGCATCGGACACTCCTTCGTCTCGATCCACCGCTGGTCCCCCTCCGTTCGCGCGTCGCGCGCACGGACCAGACCATCGTGCGGGAAGACCGGCCCAGAACTCCAGGCCGGCCGCCGCACGGGGAGCGCCCTGGCCGCGGCCGCGTCGTGCCCCGGTCAGGCGCGCGGGAGCAGCCGCCACAACCGGCCGCAGGCGACGGCTCCGCCGATCCAGAGGACGTAGACGAGCGGGCTCCACGCGCCGCCGACGTGGCTGGCGTGCCCCTGGTCGAAGGTGTAGGTGATGGCGGACTGCAGGTAGCTGACGCCGCGCCAGGTGTAGGTGCCGGTGGCGTGGGGGTCGGCCGCGGTGATGGCCCGCTCGTAGGCCCCGGCCGCCTCGGAGAGGAAGAAGTTCAGCAGCAGCGGGACACCGCCGAGGAAGTAGACGGCGGCGATCCAGGAGTGCCGCCGGCGTCCGAGTTCGGCGTCGAGGTACTCCGCGGCCAGCCGGCGACTGCCGCCCAGGCGCTTCAGCGCCGCCGACGTCCCGACGTCGCGGGACGCCTCCAGCAGGTTGGCGCGGACCTCGCGGCGCTTGGCGACGCGCGAGTGGTGCGGCAGGTCGTAGAGTTGCTGGTCCAGCGTCCACACGAGGCGCTCGATGCGCAGGCGGTCGAATAAGGTCACGGGGTGCGTCATGTCGGCGTCCCTTCCGGGTCGTTGGGGAGTGGTCTGCGCAGGACCGCGTTGACGCCGTCCACGTGGCGGTTCCACGTGTCGGTCGCGGTCCGCAGGTATCGGTGGCCGTCGGGGGTCAGCCGGTAGTACTTGCGCGCGGGCCCGCTCGGCGACGGGACGAGTCGCGTCGCCAGCCGCCCCTCCCGCTCCAGCCGGGCCAGCGCCGGATACACCGTGCCTTCCAGGACGTCGACGAAGCCCGTTTCGTGCAGCCGCTGCACCACCTCGTACCCGTAGGACTCCCGTTCGGCGAGCAGTCGCAACAGCAGAAGCGACAGGACTCCCTTCAGCAATTGCGGGTCATGGCTTGAGGTCACACTCCTAGACTGTGTCAGGTACTAGATAAAGTCAAGTAGCGGTGCGGAAACGGACAGCGAATGGTCTGGGAAGTGGTCAGGCGAAGAGCCGACACTCAGGGTCCTGCGACGGCGGAGAGGATGCCGCCGCCGGTGCCGTCTCCGTGCCCCTGAGGAAGGCTGATCGTGGCTGAACGCGTGCGCGTGGCCGTGCTGGCGGGTGGGCCGTCCGCCGAGCATGAGGTGTCGCTGCAGTCGGCGCAGGCCGTGCTGGACGCCCTGCCGAGGGATCTGTACGAGCCCGTCGCCGTCATCATCGACCGGCACGGCCGGTGGCCGGTGGAGCTGCGACGCGATGTGGCGGACGTGGTCTTCCCCGTGCTGCACGGGCCGTTCGGCGAGGACGGCGTCGTCCAGGGTCACCTGGAGACGCTGGGCATCCCGTACGTGGGCTGCGGCGTCACGGCCTCCGCCGTGGCCATGGACAAGGTCGCGACGCGGCGGACGCTCCTGGCGGAGGGCATGCCGATCACCCCGTACGTGTGGTTCACCGCGCACGAATGGCGCGCCACCACCGACCACTGGGGTCTGGTGAAGTCGCTCGACTGGCCGATGTACGTCAAACCGGCCAACATGGGGTCCTCCATCGGCATCTCCCGTGTCACCTCCATGGAGGAGCTGCGCGCGGGCGTGGACCTGGCGCTGTCCTACGACCGGGTGGTCATCGTCGAGCAGGGCGTGACCGCACGCGAGCTCATCTGCGGTGTGCTCGGCGGCTACGACACTCCGGACGCCTCGGTGCCCGGCG
This portion of the Sphaerisporangium krabiense genome encodes:
- a CDS encoding PadR family transcriptional regulator; translated protein: MTSSHDPQLLKGVLSLLLLRLLAERESYGYEVVQRLHETGFVDVLEGTVYPALARLEREGRLATRLVPSPSGPARKYYRLTPDGHRYLRTATDTWNRHVDGVNAVLRRPLPNDPEGTPT
- a CDS encoding glycoside hydrolase family 13 protein, with amino-acid sequence MNGTWWQDAVIYQVYLRSFADTDGDGVGDLEGLRRRLDYLRSLGVDGLWLNPIYPSPGADHGYDVSDYTGIDARYGGLPAFDRTLADAHARGLKVLMDLVPNHCSAEHPWFQAALAGDAAARERFIFRPGVGDLPPNNWRSAFGGPAWTRAGDEWYLHSFDRGQPDFNWRNPEVAAYFEEVLRFWFDRGVDGMRIDVAHMLFKHADLPDWPNYPEYNILAQNQPEVHDVLRRWRKIADGYGRDLTLVGEIWVPTIDDLALYLRPDELPQAFYFDLLLCPWDAARFHTSISGGLEQIAATGASITWTLANHDVHRAVSRYGLTSYTGGPPTRPRGEVDVPLGVRRARAAMMLVLALPGSVYLYQGEEAGLPEVMDLPDEARQDPAWLRSGTADYGRDGCRVPLPWTAAGPSFGFSSSGDTWLPQPDWFAGFAIESQIGTPGSTWDLHRRALEVRRGIGGPLEWVPAGRSDVVAFRRGDLVSVTVFGAEPYEAPWGEPVLASDDAAPGRVAPSTTAWFRT
- a CDS encoding MarR family winged helix-turn-helix transcriptional regulator, whose translation is MRRDGEAEPAEDTTLTALLGLSVGNMLRRVFMLFTAEAMREGPQSRDFVVLDTLADQDGHSQQDLAEKLGINRTIMVRLIDRLEEAGHVTRTRNPANRRSYVLTLTPAGRAARDAMRRPVSDRDARVTAALTSKERARLAALLAKMLPEPESPAVQSIEYLVTQAYHRLRRQGDVLLSGAGLRTRHFGPLSALALLAPCPQQELARHLNITEPSAAQVIDELAEAGLVTRGRDPRDRRRYALELTPLGRDRLTDVRAAMVGLRAEVIGLLGAAPEEELRALLTKLLSPAPGAPRA
- a CDS encoding SRPBCC domain-containing protein — encoded protein: MSETQFVIEPGRQDIVMTRVFDAPRELVFRAITDPELLPRWWGPHSMATRVDRMELRPGGLWRFVNIDADGLEWGFHGVHHDVVAPERYVRTWAFEGAPEDVALETVSLFETDRGTEYVARTVHPSVEARDAIIRAGGLRGGQESMDRLAVVLARRAAAS
- a CDS encoding PadR family transcriptional regulator; amino-acid sequence: MTRRPSRQTMAVLAALAADPAAWRYGYELGREVGLKAGSLYPILMRLCDRELLEHTWEAEAPPGRPPRHLYRLTPAGLRYAADHAPAPGQAPSSATEHAPSPRPRNAW
- a CDS encoding ArsR/SmtB family transcription factor, encoding MPGDRLSLTFAALADPTRRAILARLAEGEATVNELAEPFDMSLQAVSKHLKVLERAGLITRGRDAQWRPCRLETEPLDAASEWITRYRDRWAARLDRLDQEIKRIQRGEHHE
- a CDS encoding AMP-binding protein, which codes for MHVTDAYRAARDLLMALREDLPRAVAEFRWPELGDRFNWAVDWFDAIARGNDRPALIVAEEDGSTTSRTFAEMSRDSDRLAAWLAAHGVGRRDPVLLMLGNQVELWESTLALMKLGAVIVPTTGAIAAADLADRITRGRVRHVICNAADTARFERAPGDYGRVSVGGAPGWADLRGARELEHVPAAHPGTAPDDPLLLYFTSGTTSRPKLVEHTQVSYPVGHLTTLYFLGLRPGDVHLNISSPGWAKHSWSCFFAPWIAEATVFVHNYRRFDAAALLDLLRERRVSTFCAPPTVWRMLINADLGERPAALREVAGAGEPLNPEVITRVRRAWGLTIRDGFGQTETTAQIGNTPGSPVRPGSMGRPLPGVPVVLVDPVGGRPLDGPGEGEICLDLSQAPLPLMRGYRDDPLHTTAALAGGYYHTGDVAGIDADGYITYVGRTDDVFKASDYKISPFELESVLIEHPAVAEAAVVPAPDPVRLAVPKAYIALAPGHEPTRETAHSILRHARRNLAPYQRVRRIEFAELPKTLSGKIRRVELRAREDDRAAEGGGGAEWRDDQFPDLGN
- a CDS encoding SDR family NAD(P)-dependent oxidoreductase produces the protein MLLENKVAVVYGAGGTIGGAVARAFAREGARVFLAGRTGATLGKVAADIRAAGGAAETAEVDALDEDAVETFAAAVAARAGGIDVCFNAIDVQDVQKPLMEITAEEFVRPILTATRTHFLTTRAAVRHMIPRGSGVILLFGGGGPQTVPGLGGFKVALDALEGLRRQWACEAGKHGVRVVTMVTGGVPESLPEDFPGREELTAALNGETLLGRAATLADVGNVAAFVASDLARTMTSATVNVSCGAIVDH
- a CDS encoding D-alanine--D-alanine ligase family protein; protein product: MAERVRVAVLAGGPSAEHEVSLQSAQAVLDALPRDLYEPVAVIIDRHGRWPVELRRDVADVVFPVLHGPFGEDGVVQGHLETLGIPYVGCGVTASAVAMDKVATRRTLLAEGMPITPYVWFTAHEWRATTDHWGLVKSLDWPMYVKPANMGSSIGISRVTSMEELRAGVDLALSYDRVVIVEQGVTARELICGVLGGYDTPDASVPGELIVPGDWLDYEAKYLSRAEIAVIPATLPERVAEDVRELSLRAFRAIGGYGLSRVDFLYEEDTGRLYVLEVNTMPGFTSRSVYARAWAASGVPYPVLLRRLIDLAFARSGS
- a CDS encoding hemerythrin domain-containing protein, with the protein product MTGTTARLDMTMMYATHDALRRDAERVARITARGDDDPRRLLRAAAGWEMFKSYLRVHHTTEDDVLWPDMQRVLAGRPDDLALLDAMEAEHGAIDPLLHAVDAALADRESGPERLGGLTDALVTTLTGHLRHEEAEALPLIGATLGEARWRRFGEEHRARIGTDVPRYLPWVLDGMAAERAARILDAMPEQVRADYHDAWRPSYAGLAPWGRGEEA
- a CDS encoding epoxide hydrolase family protein; its protein translation is MSKEEHATSRRGVLKGLVATTVAAAPPVWAVSQASSALAESATVTAGGLDLPPATEAITPLRLHVPASVLTDLRNRLANIRWPGEELVTDWSQGTPLRRLQKLTEYWRTRYDWRRLENRLNAVGQYRTLIDGVAVHFLHARSPHRDATPIILSHGWPGSVVDFLDIIGPLTDPTRYGGRPEDAFHVVVPSLPGFGFSGKPEVTGWNSARIAKAWIVLMRRLGYQRYISQGGDWGGCVATFMGKLRPRELAAVHLNFPMLMNAPLVGEPTPEEQEALAQIAEHGANGAAFSQAMRTEPQTWSYGLTDSPTGLAGWIYEKLALWSDSGRNPEGIWSYDQILDTIMMYWVPDNVASAARLYWDGLATDYVTQELDLPVGVSVFPKELYRPPRIWGERVYHDLRYWNKPERGGHFAAFEQPELFTEELRRFARVVR